One genomic window of Senegalia massiliensis includes the following:
- a CDS encoding NUMOD3 domain-containing DNA-binding protein yields the protein MPEKKFYVYEWFIIDTFEIFYVGKGTELRRFELHNRSKYFMNIYNKYNCAVRLYKQKLTNEEACKEEIERIADLKAIGQAKCNFTNGGTGFAEGFLNPTAQNPHYGDKNGMRTQNIDFSGENNPFYGKRHNEETKERISKNRRGKGARFGKDNPMYKNGILIEGEKNGMFGKKGFNHPNSKMYEITYSPDKKEILTYKECEKKFGIAFSRIYMNGGILNYKKKTPNSVYEGLEIKRLK from the coding sequence GTGCCAGAAAAGAAATTTTATGTATATGAATGGTTTATAATTGATACATTTGAGATTTTTTATGTTGGAAAAGGTACAGAATTAAGAAGGTTTGAATTACACAATCGTAGTAAATACTTCATGAATATTTATAACAAATATAATTGTGCTGTTCGTCTTTATAAACAAAAGTTAACTAATGAAGAAGCTTGTAAAGAAGAAATAGAAAGAATAGCTGATTTAAAAGCTATAGGTCAAGCAAAGTGTAATTTTACTAATGGAGGTACAGGATTTGCCGAAGGTTTTTTAAATCCTACAGCACAAAATCCTCACTATGGGGATAAAAATGGTATGAGAACACAAAATATAGATTTTTCTGGTGAAAACAATCCTTTCTATGGTAAGAGACATAATGAAGAAACAAAAGAAAGAATTTCTAAGAATAGAAGGGGAAAAGGCGCTAGATTTGGAAAAGATAATCCTATGTATAAAAATGGAATTCTTATTGAAGGTGAAAAGAATGGGATGTTTGGCAAAAAAGGATTTAATCATCCAAATTCTAAAATGTATGAAATTACATATTCACCTGACAAAAAAGAAATTTTAACATACAAAGAATGTGAAAAAAAGTTTGGAATAGCTTTTTCAAGAATCTATATGAATGGTGGAATACTTAATTATAAAAAGAAAACGCCAAATTCAGTTTATGAAGGTTTAGAAATAAAGCGATTGAAGTAA
- a CDS encoding dUTP diphosphatase (catalyzes the formation of dUMP from dUTP), whose product MKVRGFELVDDEFRVHKEKEINIPLRASTGSAGYDIYTPEKFIIKPQETKIIWTDIKAYMLDNEVLQVYIRSSIGIKKGLVLANGTGIIDKDYYSNPSNDGNIGVAITNISKKTVEINQNERIAQGLFINYLLTDNDNTKNKRIGGIGSTGK is encoded by the coding sequence TTGAAGGTAAGAGGATTTGAATTAGTAGATGATGAATTTAGAGTTCATAAAGAAAAAGAAATAAATATTCCCTTAAGGGCTAGTACTGGTTCTGCAGGATATGATATATATACTCCTGAAAAATTTATTATTAAGCCTCAAGAGACCAAAATAATATGGACAGATATAAAGGCTTATATGTTAGACAATGAAGTGTTACAAGTGTATATAAGAAGTTCTATAGGTATTAAAAAAGGACTTGTATTAGCAAATGGCACTGGAATAATAGATAAAGACTATTATTCCAATCCATCTAATGATGGAAATATAGGAGTTGCTATTACTAATATTTCTAAAAAAACAGTAGAAATAAATCAAAATGAAAGAATAGCTCAAGGATTATTCATAAATTATCTTTTAACAGATAATGACAACACAAAAAACAAAAGAATTGGTGGAATAGGAAGTACTGGAAAATAA
- the rpmA gene encoding 50S ribosomal protein L27, with the protein MLQMNLQLFAHKKAGGSSKNGRDSESKRLGTKRADGQFVLSGNILVRQRGTKIHPGVNVKRAKDDTLFAISDGIVKFERLGKKKKKVSVYPEVI; encoded by the coding sequence ATGTTACAAATGAATTTACAACTTTTTGCACATAAAAAAGCTGGTGGTAGTTCAAAAAATGGACGTGATAGTGAATCTAAAAGACTTGGCACTAAAAGAGCAGATGGACAGTTTGTGCTAAGTGGAAATATATTAGTAAGACAAAGAGGCACTAAGATTCATCCAGGTGTAAATGTAAAAAGGGCAAAAGATGATACTTTATTTGCAATATCAGATGGTATAGTTAAGTTTGAAAGATTAGGTAAAAAAAAGAAAAAAGTAAGTGTCTATCCAGAAGTTATTTAA